TGTattgttctctttatttctcctacATTGATATTTGATTTTACCAAGATATCCATAGACCACAAAACTGACGATAAGCATGGAGGATAAAATACTCAGAAATTTTCCAAGTAAGTTAACTAATATGAAAGTAGACATACTGCATTTTTCCATTTGCCACAAGATACAATTATCAACGAGGACTACTTAATAGAGATGTTCAGCTCTAAATAGGGCGGTGGGGGCAACATTTTGTTCTACAGAATAACATCACTTTCCAGTACAATTAATGTTGCTTTTCTTCCACTCTGTATATCCATGTGGAAACATTTGTCAGGGGTTTAAGCCAgggccaggaaaacaaaaatggcGCACTTCTTAGCCTTCTGTTTGGCTATCTGTAAGCTCAGTGAACATTTTGGGGATGAATTTATAAGACCTGGCCATAGTTTTGCTAAATATCTACAAAGCTGCAGAGTTCCTTAGTCCCGAGGCATAGGTTTCCACAGCCTCTCCCAAATGCCTTAAGGCTCCGCTCCGCTCCCTCCGCGAGTCCTCTTCTCCAGGCTGCGGTGGGGGCTAGTCATCACAGGTCGGAAGGTCACTGAAGGAGTAGCCCTGGCAGCCTCGGTGCGCTCTGTAGGCGATGAGCAGGTGGTAAAACCCGGGCAGGAACACGAGGATGCCAACAATCAGAACCGGAACGGCCCGGTTGGCGCCCACTTTGCTGATGTGGCCCGCCAGCAGGAGGCAGCCCACGATAACGAGAAAGGTACCAATCAAAAACTGCGCGGTGGCACAGGCAATGGCCTTATAAGGAATCTTAGTAGAGCTTCTCTTAAACTTTAATATGTGAGCTCTCACTGTACATCTTTGCAACTTAAAGCTTGCTTCGGCAGGTAATGTTTCCTTCTGACGATGAATGTGTCCACTGTCAGTGCTGGAGAGCTTTGAGTATTTCACTTTGCTACTGGGGATCCCGGCAGTCACGTTGGTGCGACTGGGCACCATAACCGGCGGAGTGGGTGGCGAGCTCGCCCGCTGCAGCGGGCGGAGGCGTCAGGGCCCCCGCGCCCACCCAACGGCTGCCCCGAGCTCAGCGGAGGCTCGCTTCAGCATCTCCCTTTCATCTTAACTCCCCCTAAAGAACTGTTTCTGCAAGACTGCCGTGTTCTTGATGGATATTCCTCTTTTATCGTGAAAAATTGCGATTACTTGGATAGTCTGATGTTATATTGGCGTCTTTATTTTCTTAGGACAGTTCTAGTCAACTCTGATTCCTTTGTCATTACAAGTATTCATATTGAGTAGATTAGCTTACATTCAGTAGAGTTCAATTACTCAATCTCATAGAATTTCCTTTTTCCGTTCATGTTCGTCATCACGTCCCATGTTTGCCTCTCTTCCATTGGTCTAACATGCAGCACACTTAGCTAATTTGATCAGCCTCCAATGGCTAACTAGGGGACAGGAGAGATGTGACCGTTGCCATCGAACCTCGctgaaatcctggctctgcctcttctTAACTGTATATCCGTGGTCATAATGTGTATCTAAAAGCCTAGTTCCTGCTGTAAAACAGGGAAGGGAATCTTAACAGGCACTGCAGTTGATCATTGTGTTGTACTTACTGAATGAAGGATGCAAACTGCTTTGCTTCTAGAGGTGCCCCCATGGAGCTCAGGTCCTGACATGATCAAGGGCAAGTCATGTCCAAAGACTTTAAGGCATCTCATGCCTAAGTTTTGACTCATTTTATAGATCACAGCAAGTTATAGTGCCTGAGCATTGAATTGGCTGCCTTGTGGGAGTGATGTGCACTTTAGAATGGTAGGGTTTAATGAGAAGTGGTGTGGTCTTCTGTTAGGCTGTTGCTGAAGGGGTTCCTTCTTCATGAGGGGTTGACTTGAGAGAGATCTCTGAGTTCTCTCTCAACTCCTGGAGTTTGTACCTGAGCTGTAGGCTCTGCTTCAAGCATTTTCTACCAACCAAATATAGGATTTCTCTCACTTCTGTGCTCTATGCCTACTTCTTATTAACCTATCCCTTCTTACTAGTTTATAATTCATCATAAAATTTATCACCTACTATATCCACAATCTGGTTTAACTCAATTTAACCTCATTTGGAAGGTGGATTTTAAGTTCTACCAgtgagttgtatttttaaaagtgtattcttttatatttgaCCAAGATTTACCCAAACTAGAATATAAAGCTTCTCTACAGAAGTAATGGTGTATCTTCAAAGTCCTTTAAACCATAGAAA
This genomic interval from Neovison vison isolate M4711 chromosome 1, ASM_NN_V1, whole genome shotgun sequence contains the following:
- the LOC122899367 gene encoding transmembrane protein 230-like codes for the protein MVPSRTNVTAGIPSSKVKYSKLSSTDSGHIHPHILKFKRSSTKIPYKAIACATAQFLIGTFLVIVGCLLLAGHISKVGANRAVPVLIVGILVFLPGFYHLLIAYRAHRGCQGYSFSDLPTCDD